The Sulfurimonas lithotrophica genome includes a region encoding these proteins:
- a CDS encoding fatty acid cis/trans isomerase gives MHIYKYIFVVFFIFFTACSVKPLKPIVVKAVDREIDYQKDIKPILDKRCVSCHSCYNSPCQLKLSSYEGLDRGVTKEEVYLGERLSSQNPTRLFIDAKNTQEWRKRGFASISKSNSAIGTNNSLMLQILEHKMKNPKSLGEYLSEEDLTCAKDLDELAEYLDDNPQKGMPYGFPPLKNSEFELIKQWLYQGAKYTPQKHTSFPNELIEFEKFFNADDAKHKMSARYIYEHLFLAHISFKSRPNEFYELVRSSTPSPEPINIIATVRPYDNPKVDKFYYRFKKIESTIVHKTHMVYDMSFDKLERFKELFIKPKWDEKAYDFGYDSEDNANPFIVFSQIPAKSRYQFLLDDREYVIRTFIRGPVCKGQIALNVIHDHFWVTFMQPEFDLSIKDNKFFKSQYKNLELPIKEGSDMALLETFTDNYNDKAVNYYINRQKLYDKVYKDGLDEQSVTGDILTVYRHFDSASVHNGALGNLPRTSWVIDFPLFERIYYALVAGFDIFGNIGHQVSIRRYMNRLRVEGESYFLNLLPKEDRENIFKSWYIDSEDDEIFYFSKNDSKKIYKKIDSKREFLESIIGKFDELNYVKANQRLSKPPKTYKTKEDYIDGFRSLISKGNRFISHVNDSHSNLAYLRVKNIPNEDDKVVSIVVNRWHDNVSFMFDEEDRLNSDKDEMNFIEGFVGSYPNLFLVVDYKDLPNFIDMLHNFDGSQKYKKRFMKYAIMRSDKDFWKHYDWFQNRFFKDNPHEAGLFDLNRYYYKAYE, from the coding sequence ATGCATATCTATAAATATATCTTCGTTGTTTTCTTTATTTTTTTTACGGCTTGTTCTGTAAAACCTCTAAAACCTATAGTTGTTAAAGCTGTTGATAGAGAAATAGATTATCAAAAAGATATAAAACCTATTTTAGATAAAAGATGCGTATCATGTCATTCGTGTTACAACTCACCATGTCAATTAAAACTCAGTTCATATGAAGGTTTGGATAGGGGCGTTACAAAAGAAGAAGTATATCTTGGAGAGAGGCTCTCTTCTCAAAATCCGACCAGACTTTTCATAGATGCAAAAAATACACAAGAGTGGAGAAAACGAGGTTTCGCTAGTATAAGTAAGTCAAATTCTGCTATCGGTACAAATAACTCTTTAATGTTACAAATACTAGAGCATAAAATGAAAAATCCTAAAAGTTTAGGTGAATATCTATCTGAAGAAGATTTGACCTGTGCAAAAGATTTAGACGAATTAGCCGAATATTTGGATGACAATCCTCAAAAAGGGATGCCTTATGGTTTTCCGCCTCTAAAAAATAGTGAGTTTGAACTTATTAAACAGTGGTTGTATCAGGGTGCTAAATACACTCCGCAAAAACATACATCTTTCCCAAATGAACTTATTGAATTTGAAAAATTTTTTAACGCAGATGATGCAAAACATAAAATGAGTGCAAGGTATATATATGAGCATCTATTTTTGGCACACATATCATTTAAATCCAGACCAAATGAATTTTATGAACTTGTGCGCTCATCAACTCCAAGTCCTGAACCTATAAATATAATTGCAACTGTTCGTCCATACGATAATCCAAAAGTAGATAAATTTTATTACAGGTTTAAAAAGATAGAATCGACTATTGTGCATAAAACGCATATGGTTTATGATATGAGTTTTGATAAACTGGAGCGTTTTAAAGAGTTGTTTATAAAACCAAAATGGGATGAAAAAGCTTATGATTTTGGTTATGACTCAGAAGACAATGCAAATCCTTTTATCGTGTTTTCCCAAATACCGGCAAAATCAAGGTATCAGTTTTTACTTGATGACAGAGAATACGTAATCAGAACTTTTATTCGCGGTCCTGTATGTAAAGGTCAAATCGCATTAAATGTTATACACGACCATTTTTGGGTTACGTTTATGCAACCGGAATTTGACCTTTCCATAAAAGATAACAAATTTTTCAAATCTCAGTATAAAAATTTAGAATTGCCGATAAAAGAGGGTAGTGATATGGCGCTTCTTGAAACATTTACTGATAACTATAATGACAAGGCTGTAAATTACTATATAAATAGACAAAAACTTTATGATAAAGTATATAAAGACGGACTCGATGAACAAAGCGTTACAGGTGATATTTTAACTGTTTACAGACACTTTGACAGTGCATCCGTTCATAATGGAGCATTAGGTAATCTGCCAAGGACTTCATGGGTTATTGATTTTCCATTGTTTGAGCGAATCTATTATGCACTGGTAGCAGGATTTGATATATTTGGAAATATTGGTCATCAAGTTAGTATTAGGCGATATATGAATAGGTTAAGAGTGGAGGGAGAATCTTATTTTTTAAACCTGCTCCCAAAAGAGGATAGAGAAAATATATTTAAATCTTGGTATATAGACAGTGAAGATGATGAGATATTTTATTTTTCAAAAAACGATTCAAAAAAAATATATAAAAAAATAGATTCAAAACGTGAATTTTTAGAGTCAATAATTGGAAAGTTTGATGAACTTAATTATGTTAAAGCAAATCAAAGGTTATCAAAACCTCCAAAGACATACAAGACTAAAGAGGATTATATAGACGGATTTCGTTCCCTTATATCAAAAGGAAACAGGTTTATAAGTCATGTAAACGATTCTCATTCAAATTTAGCATATTTGCGTGTAAAAAATATACCGAATGAAGATGATAAAGTTGTGTCAATAGTCGTAAACAGATGGCATGATAATGTCTCTTTTATGTTTGATGAAGAAGATAGATTAAATTCCGACAAAGATGAGATGAATTTTATAGAAGGATTTGTTGGATCTTATCCAAATCTTTTTTTAGTTGTAGATTATAAAGATTTACCGAACTTTATAGATATGTTGCATAATTTTGATGGAAGTCAGAAGTATAAAAAAAGATTTATGAAGTACGCTATTATGCGTTCAGATAAAGATTTTTGGAAACACTACGACTGGTTTCAAAACAGGTTTTTTAAAGATAATCCGCATGAAGCGGGATTATTTGATTTAAACAGGTATTACTACAAAGCATATGAGTAA
- the ccsA gene encoding cytochrome c biogenesis protein gives MKVVLNIFGSMKTMAVLMSIFAFAIGYATFVENDFGTITAKAEIYNARWFEILLGLLTINLIINIIRFKMFSMKKASILMFHLAFIVIIIGAAVTRYIGYEGTMHIREGYSSNTMLSADTYFSVSASIDGKTATSEESIYLSKRSQNSLSSSLNIAGKEVDVKLVRYIPDVIEALEEAKDGVATLDMMVTGSGSGEPLILKEGEYYEFPSYVLDFNSGANFTKDVIKIYVEDTKLYLNHTKTLNTLSMDTQQNSEINASEKSLFNTRILYTSNDIGGFVLKKFYPSAKKKLISNPNASAQQPGLDALVFDVNVDGKSKEVYVFGQAGRKAKETHDIINGVDVHLSYGAKKLTLPFSIHLNDFQLERYPGSMSPSSYASEVELIDNEKNIKMPYRIYMNNILQHRGYRFFQSSYDQDEKGTILSVNNDPGTLPTYIGYFFLFLGMTWSLFSKHNRFAALSNKAKKASQKHFASILLSLGLAFSVTPSYADDLAPKLKTVVSFDKEHAQEFGKLVLQDSGGRMKPIDTLSTEILAKLSKSANLKIGEYKLTPTQVILGMMIKPDEYRDIKMIRTKKEEINKILSVKEDAKYASFSQFFTDSANIRGYKLAQYVEEAVRKQPKHRNQFDKDILQVDERVNIAYSVYTGALLKIWPKPSDMNNKWFASIEALQTFSAEDSSKVREIAFAYFSSVDTGIKTGDWSSANDALAKIAEYQKFYGQEVYPSKNRIEAEIFYNKANIFERLYPLYLLVGFVLLVFSFIKIINHDFKLGIVAKSSLWLLILFFIIHTIGLGIRWYISGHAPWSNGYESMIYIGWATVLAGFLFSKHSPLTMASTAILTGLILFVAHLNWMDPQVTNLVPVLKSYWLSIHVATITASYGFLGLGALLGFVAIILFILKTQKNDAKISNSIKELNAINEMSLMIGLALLTMGNFLGGVWANESWGRYWGWDPKETWALVTILLYAVVVHLRFIKALYSEFNFAVISLLSYSSVIMTYFGVNYYLAGLHSYAKGDPVPIPDFVPVTYLVIGIVIALAFRNRKLA, from the coding sequence ATGAAAGTAGTTTTAAATATATTTGGTTCAATGAAAACTATGGCAGTTTTGATGTCTATTTTTGCTTTTGCAATTGGATATGCAACATTTGTAGAAAATGATTTTGGAACCATCACGGCAAAAGCAGAGATATATAATGCAAGATGGTTTGAGATTTTACTTGGACTCTTAACTATAAATTTAATCATAAACATTATAAGATTTAAGATGTTTAGTATGAAAAAAGCATCTATACTTATGTTTCATTTAGCTTTTATTGTAATTATAATCGGTGCAGCCGTTACGCGTTATATCGGTTATGAAGGTACTATGCATATTCGTGAAGGTTATAGTTCAAATACAATGCTAAGTGCCGATACATACTTTAGCGTAAGTGCTAGTATTGATGGTAAAACTGCAACCAGTGAGGAGAGTATATACTTATCAAAACGCTCTCAAAACTCTCTAAGCTCTAGCCTAAATATAGCGGGAAAAGAGGTAGATGTTAAACTGGTAAGATATATTCCTGATGTTATTGAAGCTTTAGAAGAAGCTAAAGACGGAGTAGCTACTTTAGATATGATGGTAACGGGTAGCGGTTCAGGTGAGCCATTGATTCTTAAAGAGGGTGAATATTATGAGTTTCCATCATATGTCTTAGATTTTAACTCAGGTGCAAATTTTACAAAAGATGTTATAAAAATATATGTAGAAGATACAAAACTCTATCTAAACCATACAAAAACTTTAAATACACTCAGTATGGATACTCAACAAAATTCTGAAATAAATGCAAGTGAAAAAAGTCTTTTTAATACAAGAATATTATATACAAGTAACGATATCGGGGGATTTGTTTTAAAAAAATTTTATCCCAGTGCTAAGAAAAAACTTATATCAAACCCTAATGCATCCGCACAACAACCAGGTTTAGATGCACTTGTATTTGACGTAAACGTAGATGGTAAAAGTAAAGAAGTTTATGTATTTGGACAAGCCGGACGTAAAGCAAAAGAGACACATGACATAATCAACGGTGTAGATGTGCATCTGTCATACGGTGCTAAAAAACTTACTTTACCTTTTTCTATACATTTAAACGATTTTCAACTTGAGCGTTATCCGGGATCTATGAGCCCATCTTCATATGCCAGCGAAGTTGAGTTGATTGATAATGAAAAAAATATAAAAATGCCGTATAGGATTTATATGAATAATATTTTACAACATAGAGGTTATAGGTTTTTTCAATCATCTTACGATCAAGATGAAAAAGGCACTATTCTTTCGGTAAATAACGATCCGGGTACCTTGCCTACTTATATAGGTTACTTTTTCTTGTTTTTAGGTATGACTTGGTCATTATTCTCTAAACATAACAGGTTTGCCGCACTTTCAAATAAAGCTAAAAAAGCTTCCCAAAAACATTTTGCTTCAATACTTTTATCATTGGGACTTGCATTTAGCGTTACTCCTTCATATGCAGATGATTTAGCACCTAAATTAAAAACCGTAGTTAGTTTTGACAAAGAACATGCACAAGAGTTCGGAAAACTAGTACTTCAAGACAGCGGTGGTAGAATGAAGCCTATCGATACATTATCCACTGAAATACTTGCAAAACTAAGCAAATCTGCCAATTTAAAAATCGGTGAATATAAGCTTACTCCTACTCAGGTTATTTTAGGTATGATGATTAAACCCGATGAGTACAGAGATATAAAAATGATACGTACAAAAAAAGAAGAGATAAATAAAATTTTATCTGTTAAAGAAGACGCAAAATATGCTTCTTTTTCTCAGTTCTTTACGGATTCCGCAAATATAAGAGGATATAAACTGGCTCAATACGTAGAAGAAGCCGTTAGAAAACAACCAAAACACAGAAATCAATTTGACAAAGATATATTACAAGTTGATGAAAGAGTAAATATAGCTTATTCTGTATATACGGGTGCACTATTAAAGATATGGCCGAAACCTAGTGATATGAATAATAAATGGTTTGCAAGTATAGAAGCACTTCAAACTTTTTCTGCGGAAGATTCTTCTAAAGTCAGAGAGATAGCTTTTGCATATTTTTCATCCGTAGATACCGGTATTAAAACCGGTGATTGGAGTAGTGCAAATGATGCTCTTGCAAAAATAGCTGAATATCAAAAATTTTACGGTCAAGAAGTATATCCTAGTAAAAATAGAATAGAAGCAGAAATTTTTTACAATAAAGCAAATATTTTTGAAAGACTCTATCCTTTATATCTTTTGGTAGGGTTTGTACTTTTAGTTTTTAGTTTTATTAAAATAATAAACCATGATTTTAAACTTGGAATTGTTGCCAAGTCTTCATTATGGTTATTAATACTGTTTTTTATAATTCATACTATCGGTTTGGGTATTCGTTGGTATATATCGGGTCATGCCCCTTGGTCAAACGGATATGAGTCTATGATATATATTGGATGGGCTACGGTTTTAGCAGGTTTTCTTTTCTCAAAGCATTCCCCTTTAACTATGGCTTCGACCGCGATATTAACAGGATTAATACTTTTTGTAGCACATTTAAACTGGATGGATCCGCAAGTTACAAACTTGGTTCCTGTACTAAAGTCGTACTGGTTAAGCATCCATGTTGCCACTATTACTGCTAGTTACGGATTTTTAGGTCTTGGTGCATTGCTTGGTTTTGTAGCTATTATTTTATTTATTTTAAAAACACAAAAAAATGATGCAAAAATTTCAAACTCTATTAAAGAGTTAAATGCCATAAATGAAATGAGTTTAATGATTGGTCTTGCACTTCTTACGATGGGTAACTTCCTTGGCGGTGTTTGGGCAAATGAGTCTTGGGGACGCTATTGGGGATGGGATCCAAAAGAAACATGGGCATTGGTAACTATATTGTTGTATGCGGTGGTTGTGCATCTGAGATTCATTAAAGCATTATACAGCGAGTTTAACTTCGCAGTTATCTCACTTCTAAGTTATTCAAGTGTTATTATGACTTACTTTGGAGTAAACTACTATCTTGCAGGTCTTCACTCTTATGCAAAAGGTGATCCTGTTCCTATTCCTGATTTTGTTCCTGTAACATATCTTGTTATAGGTATAGTTATAGCGCTCGCATTTAGAAATAGAAAGCTGGCATAA
- the hemH gene encoding ferrochelatase translates to MKKEAIVLLNMGGPNNLKEVEMFLKNMFNDKNIITVKSSLLRKFIATMITFTRTESSQEIYEKLGGKSPLVGHTKKLVKKLQDKLGGEVIVDFVMRYTPPFASEVIQRLNKENVDKIYLIPLYPQFSTTTTKSSLEDFEEQYHLHGGDALLTEIKHFFKNEKYNEAVLENIKEVMGTSSYDEFELIFSAHGLPQKIVDAGDVYQKHIIRHVEILKEMLSEKNMNFASVDIAYQSKVGPMAWLRPSLDEKLEELKSKKVVIFPIAFTIDNSETDFELEIEYREIASELGIKEYKVARCPNDSDLFVEALAQIYKKMR, encoded by the coding sequence TTGAAAAAAGAAGCGATAGTACTTTTAAATATGGGTGGACCAAACAACCTTAAAGAGGTTGAAATGTTTTTAAAAAACATGTTTAACGACAAAAATATTATCACTGTTAAGAGTTCCCTTCTTCGTAAGTTTATAGCTACGATGATAACCTTTACAAGAACCGAATCATCACAAGAGATATATGAAAAACTCGGTGGAAAATCCCCTCTTGTAGGACATACGAAAAAGCTTGTAAAAAAGCTTCAAGATAAACTCGGTGGTGAGGTAATCGTGGATTTTGTTATGCGTTATACTCCTCCGTTTGCTTCTGAAGTGATACAACGTTTAAATAAAGAGAACGTAGATAAAATTTATTTGATACCTTTATACCCTCAATTCTCGACGACAACGACAAAGTCATCACTCGAAGATTTTGAAGAACAATACCATTTGCACGGTGGAGATGCACTGCTAACGGAGATAAAACACTTTTTTAAAAATGAAAAATATAATGAAGCCGTTTTAGAAAATATTAAAGAAGTTATGGGAACTTCAAGCTATGATGAATTTGAGCTTATATTCTCAGCCCACGGTTTACCTCAAAAGATTGTAGATGCCGGTGACGTGTATCAGAAACATATTATTAGACATGTAGAGATTTTAAAAGAGATGCTAAGCGAAAAAAACATGAATTTTGCGTCTGTTGATATAGCATATCAATCAAAAGTCGGACCAATGGCATGGCTAAGACCATCATTGGATGAAAAACTAGAAGAGTTAAAATCTAAAAAAGTTGTTATCTTTCCTATAGCATTTACGATTGACAATTCTGAAACAGATTTCGAACTCGAAATCGAGTATCGTGAAATTGCAAGTGAACTTGGTATAAAAGAGTATAAGGTTGCCAGATGCCCAAATGACAGTGATTTGTTTGTAGAAGCATTGGCTCAGATATACAAAAAAATGAGATAG
- a CDS encoding sensor histidine kinase has protein sequence MSENQITQEELTLLIEQTYKVEKEFTELKQSYDHLQGTVEKVVEFLPNAIWILNEDGEVFLQNSKARELWQLFDIMEFRDDDYELNFEDKSYIVKSSTHKDKKMFSATDITEQKRRENLATMGQMAAHLSHEIRNPIGSISLLSSTLKKRVIPENIPIVEEIQKSIFKIERIIKATLMFSKGIRINKKTFKFSKLKENLLSDCGSYGYSKDISFTMPKDDFEIEGDFDLLEILFSNFLFNAIDAIELDDEDDGLIELDYKYEDNIHKFFVYDSGVAIENKKELFEAFKSTKVKGNGLGLVLSAQIAEAHGGYVELLEGDKKGFGIYIA, from the coding sequence TTGAGCGAAAATCAAATAACCCAAGAGGAGCTTACTCTATTAATTGAGCAGACATATAAGGTTGAAAAGGAGTTTACCGAACTAAAACAATCTTATGATCATCTGCAAGGTACTGTTGAAAAAGTAGTAGAGTTTTTACCAAATGCCATATGGATTTTAAATGAAGACGGCGAGGTTTTTTTACAAAACTCAAAGGCTAGGGAGTTATGGCAGTTATTTGATATTATGGAGTTTCGCGATGATGATTACGAGCTTAATTTTGAAGACAAATCATATATAGTAAAAAGCTCAACCCATAAAGATAAAAAGATGTTTTCCGCAACAGATATTACAGAACAAAAAAGAAGGGAAAATCTTGCGACTATGGGGCAAATGGCAGCTCACCTCTCACATGAAATCAGAAACCCAATAGGTTCAATCTCACTTCTTAGCTCAACTTTGAAAAAACGTGTAATTCCTGAAAATATACCTATAGTTGAAGAGATTCAAAAATCTATATTTAAGATAGAAAGAATTATAAAAGCTACATTGATGTTTTCAAAAGGGATTAGAATAAATAAAAAAACTTTTAAGTTCTCAAAACTTAAAGAAAATCTTCTGAGTGATTGCGGAAGTTACGGTTATTCAAAAGACATAAGTTTTACGATGCCCAAAGACGACTTTGAAATAGAAGGTGATTTTGATCTTTTAGAGATACTGTTTTCGAACTTTTTATTTAATGCGATAGATGCAATAGAGCTTGATGATGAAGATGACGGCTTAATTGAATTGGATTATAAATATGAAGATAATATTCATAAGTTTTTTGTTTATGATAGCGGTGTTGCTATAGAAAATAAAAAAGAATTGTTTGAAGCTTTTAAATCAACAAAAGTTAAAGGTAACGGTTTGGGACTTGTACTATCGGCTCAAATAGCCGAGGCACACGGTGGTTATGTGGAACTGTTGGAGGGCGATAAAAAAGGATTTGGTATATATATTGCTTAG
- a CDS encoding DUF2461 domain-containing protein yields the protein MDFKGFDKKSLTFLESIRQNNNKEWFEAHKKEYEEYILNPSRLFVEEMGEHLMALEPTLNFEPKINKSLFRIYRDTRRMGANKVPLKHRIGFVFWQGGGKRLQSSGFYMHFSPDELFVAVGVRWFEKPMLDAYREYIKNDENREKLKNILDKITADGYKVIDKGYKRLPRGFDSDMSNADLALYKGMATYKVLKPELICDGDKLIDNLYKIYEDMLVLQQFMYEVSLRVKEDID from the coding sequence ATGGATTTTAAAGGTTTTGATAAAAAATCATTAACGTTTTTAGAGTCGATTAGACAAAACAATAACAAAGAATGGTTTGAAGCTCATAAAAAAGAGTATGAAGAGTATATTTTAAACCCATCACGTCTTTTTGTAGAAGAGATGGGTGAGCATCTGATGGCACTTGAACCGACTCTAAATTTTGAGCCCAAAATAAATAAATCTCTTTTTCGCATCTACCGCGATACCCGTAGAATGGGTGCAAACAAAGTGCCTCTAAAACACAGAATAGGTTTTGTTTTTTGGCAAGGTGGCGGCAAAAGGCTTCAAAGTTCAGGGTTTTATATGCATTTTTCTCCCGATGAACTTTTTGTAGCAGTGGGTGTAAGATGGTTTGAGAAACCTATGTTAGATGCATACCGAGAATATATTAAAAATGATGAAAATAGAGAAAAACTAAAAAATATACTCGATAAAATAACGGCAGATGGTTATAAAGTAATTGACAAAGGTTATAAAAGACTGCCTCGCGGTTTTGATAGTGATATGTCAAATGCAGATTTGGCTTTATATAAAGGTATGGCTACGTATAAAGTTCTTAAGCCTGAACTTATTTGTGATGGAGATAAGCTTATAGATAACCTTTATAAAATATATGAAGATATGTTAGTATTACAACAATTCATGTATGAAGTAAGTTTACGTGTCAAAGAGGATATAGATTGA
- a CDS encoding HAD family hydrolase, which translates to MKVVIFDMDGTLLDSQKDITISVNHVRKTNYNLKPLSEKFIVEAINMEVRNLPYLFYETEIYEDSARDMFEKHYYEQCVKNPYLYDGIDTTLKTLLDNGIKLSVATNAPTKFAKRMLSHLDVAHLFDVIIGADKINASKPSPKMIEYILKSYNFDYEKHEAWMIGDNSKDMLSAQNAGINSAFAIWGFTPESNHNIVINTPKDILDIIL; encoded by the coding sequence ATGAAAGTTGTTATATTTGATATGGACGGCACACTGCTCGATTCTCAAAAAGATATAACTATATCGGTAAACCATGTAAGAAAAACTAACTATAATCTTAAACCTCTAAGTGAAAAGTTTATAGTAGAGGCTATAAATATGGAGGTTAGAAATCTACCGTATCTTTTTTACGAAACAGAGATTTATGAAGATAGTGCAAGAGATATGTTTGAAAAGCATTATTATGAACAATGTGTAAAAAATCCATACTTATACGACGGTATAGACACTACCTTAAAAACTCTTTTGGATAATGGTATTAAACTCTCAGTAGCAACAAATGCCCCTACAAAATTTGCAAAAAGAATGTTGTCGCATCTAGATGTTGCACATCTATTTGACGTGATTATAGGTGCAGATAAAATAAATGCTTCAAAACCAAGTCCGAAAATGATTGAATATATTTTAAAATCTTATAATTTTGACTATGAAAAACATGAAGCATGGATGATCGGCGATAATTCTAAAGATATGCTCAGTGCGCAAAATGCGGGTATAAACTCGGCTTTTGCTATTTGGGGATTTACCCCCGAATCAAATCATAATATAGTTATTAATACTCCAAAAGATATTTTAGATATAATACTTTAA